ACTGCCATGTTTCCGGACGTTGGGTTGGGGACTGTTGGTATGTAGACGATTGCGAGAGATAGCTCCGAATCGGCCTTTAGGATCCGGGCGGTTACGAATCCCAATGCAATCATTCCCTCCCTGGGCCACTCGAGGAAAACGACGCGGCTGAAATTGAACTGGGAGGTCATTACCGTGGTTGCCTGGCGTGTCACCCCGAGTATCCCTTTGACAACAGGGATGCTGCCCATCACGTCCGTCACAAATCCCATAACTGCCTTACCGGCCCTCGTGGATGTCATGAGACCTACGAGATAGAAGAGCACGATCGCAACTATCAGCCCTGTACCCCAAAAGTTGGGAAAGTCTCTTGTCCCGCCTGACAGCTCCCTTGTTATCGTGTTCAGCATCGGTATGATCGCGGAGTCAGCCAGATTCACGACATACACGATGACCACGATTGGGACTAGGATCGGCAGGAGTTCCAGCAACCCGGAAACTGTCTTTCCTTGAAAGTGTCCGCCAGCTCGCTGCAACAGGTTCGATCCCTGGTTCTGGGTACCATCGCCCTGAACTCCGTTAGGTTCAGCCATGGTTGCTACTCCTGAAATGGCGGTATCTGCCGAGTCGGCCTCTAGGGAGATCTAAAGAGAGTCCGACCCCCATAACTCGAAGCAATTCTGAGCGACACGCTCGCTTTATGCGAGTATTATCTGCAATTATCTTAGCCTGTGGCCTACTCGTCTGGG
This window of the Dehalococcoidia bacterium genome carries:
- a CDS encoding DUF502 domain-containing protein — encoded protein: MAEPNGVQGDGTQNQGSNLLQRAGGHFQGKTVSGLLELLPILVPIVVIVYVVNLADSAIIPMLNTITRELSGGTRDFPNFWGTGLIVAIVLFYLVGLMTSTRAGKAVMGFVTDVMGSIPVVKGILGVTRQATTVMTSQFNFSRVVFLEWPREGMIALGFVTARILKADSELSLAIVYIPTVPNPTSGNMAVVSEDELFETDITVEDAMKLVFSGGIVPPDSISLGRIPLEYRVNSEIVGRFDTDR